In Balaenoptera ricei isolate mBalRic1 chromosome 7, mBalRic1.hap2, whole genome shotgun sequence, a single window of DNA contains:
- the SPP2 gene encoding secreted phosphoprotein 24: MEKMVMKVLIMFVLGTNYWFHYCAGFPVYDYDPSSLREAVSASVAKVNSQSLSPYLFRAFRSSIRRVNMLDEDSLTMDIEFGIRETTCRRGSREDPTTCDFQRGYYAPAAVCRSTVRVSAEQVQDVWVRCHWSSSSESNSSEEMVWGDILGSSTSRNNYLLGLTPDSSRSEPFYERSLEIMRRGFPSGNRRNLNLWPRARVNTGFE, encoded by the exons ATGGAGAAGATGGTGATGAAGGTGTTGATTATGTTTGTCCTTGGAACGAACTACTGGTTCCACTACTGTGCAG GTTTTCCCGTGTATGACTATGACCCGTCTTCCTTGAGGGAAGCTGTCAGCGCCTCCGTGGCAAAAGTGAATTCCCAGTCGCTGAGCCCCTATCTGTTTCGGGCGTTCAGAAGCTCAATTAGAAGA GTCAACATGTTGGATGAGGACAGCTTGACCATGGACATAGAGTTCGGCATCCGAGAGACGACGTGCAGGAGGGGTTCTAGGGAAGACCCCACCACCTGTGACTTCCAGAGGGGCTACTACGCG CCAGCGGCTGTTTGCAGAAGCACCGTGCGGGTGTCTGCTGAGCAGGTGCAGGACGTGTGGGTTCGCTGCCACTGGTCCTCCAGCTCCGAGTCTAACAGCAGTGAAGAG ATGGTTTGGGGGGATATCTTGGGATCCTCTACATCAAGAAACAATTATCTGCTTG GTCTCACTCCTGACAGCTCCAGAAGTGAGCCATTTTATGAACGGTCACTTG AGATCATGAGAAGGGGCTTTCCTTCTGGAAATAGAAGGAACCTGAACCTGTGGCCCAGAGCAAGAGTAAACACTGGCTTTGAGTGA